A region of Actinobacillus porcitonsillarum DNA encodes the following proteins:
- a CDS encoding regulator, with translation MKTEFKEHQIVIQLGTATPAVTYTKFAEMVGMSEEWVKEQVAKGNIPIMPKKGKEKPLVNLALYWQIALTQPY, from the coding sequence ATGAAAACAGAATTTAAAGAACATCAAATCGTCATCCAGTTAGGTACAGCCACCCCAGCAGTAACTTACACAAAGTTCGCAGAAATGGTCGGAATGTCCGAAGAATGGGTAAAGGAACAGGTTGCTAAAGGTAATATCCCGATTATGCCAAAGAAAGGAAAAGAAAAACCTTTAGTGAATTTAGCCCTTTACTGGCAAATAGCACTAACTCAACCGTATTAG
- a CDS encoding transcriptional regulator — translation MNTKIKEAIEYCGSKIALARACGVTHGAVNKWLKGGGIDSKYLLRIEQATEGKVTIREICEELENENRI, via the coding sequence ATGAATACAAAAATTAAAGAAGCTATTGAGTATTGTGGCTCAAAAATTGCACTAGCAAGAGCCTGTGGAGTGACTCATGGCGCAGTTAATAAATGGCTTAAAGGCGGTGGTATCGACAGCAAGTATTTACTCAGAATTGAGCAAGCCACCGAAGGCAAAGTGACAATTAGAGAAATTTGTGAGGAGTTGGAGAATGAAAACAGAATTTAA
- a CDS encoding phage portal protein, with protein sequence MRVFSFSNQSELTAAPALDYVGLGFDDHYNCHLPPINRYALAKLPFQNAQHGGILHSRANMVSSGYLGGPALSRMEMRATCLNLIQFGDVALLKLRNGFGQVVKLHPLSSLYTRVRKDGGYSYLMKKSLYDTASEIYQYDAKDIIFIKLYDPMQQVYGSPDYVGGIQSALLNSDATVFRRRYFSNGAHMGFILYATDPDMSEEMENEVREKIEKTKGVGNFKSMFINIPDGKPDGVKLIPIGDTGTKDEFANIKNISAQDVLTAHRFPPGLGGIIPNNTGGLGDPLKYREAYQLDEVIPLQEIIEEAINSDFEIRKSLQVKFKKAETE encoded by the coding sequence ATGAGAGTGTTCTCTTTTAGTAATCAATCCGAATTGACCGCCGCTCCGGCGTTAGATTATGTCGGATTGGGATTTGATGATCATTATAATTGTCATTTACCGCCGATAAATCGCTATGCGTTAGCTAAATTACCTTTTCAAAATGCACAACACGGCGGTATTTTGCATAGCCGAGCAAATATGGTAAGTAGCGGTTATTTAGGAGGTCCGGCATTATCCCGAATGGAGATGAGGGCAACTTGCTTAAACTTAATTCAGTTCGGCGATGTAGCTCTATTAAAATTGCGTAACGGATTCGGACAAGTGGTTAAATTACACCCATTGTCCTCACTTTATACACGTGTCCGTAAAGACGGTGGTTACTCCTATCTGATGAAAAAATCGTTATATGATACGGCTTCGGAAATTTATCAATATGATGCAAAAGATATTATTTTTATTAAGCTGTATGACCCGATGCAACAGGTTTACGGGTCGCCGGATTATGTCGGCGGTATTCAGTCTGCATTATTAAATTCAGATGCAACAGTATTTCGTCGCCGTTATTTTAGTAACGGGGCGCATATGGGATTTATTCTTTATGCGACTGACCCGGATATGTCGGAAGAAATGGAAAATGAAGTAAGAGAAAAAATAGAAAAAACAAAAGGTGTCGGTAACTTTAAATCTATGTTTATCAATATTCCCGACGGTAAACCCGATGGTGTAAAACTGATTCCTATCGGCGACACCGGTACAAAAGACGAGTTTGCTAATATTAAGAATATATCTGCTCAAGATGTGCTAACGGCTCACCGTTTTCCACCCGGTTTAGGCGGTATTATCCCGAATAATACCGGCGGATTAGGGGATCCGTTAAAATACCGCGAAGCCTACCAACTTGATGAAGTAATACCGTTACAGGAGATAATTGAAGAAGCCATTAATAGCGATTTTGAAATCAGAAAATCGCTACAAGTCAAGTTTAAAAAAGCGGAAACTGAGTAA
- a CDS encoding replication endonuclease: MNHNDWILTTSEATEIGITPLMTVVQDNSAEEPNHHYLYQATPSMQGKTMVQHELFELDPTHFDLRQSYFDRLPLALADYFGRAYKNKLKTLSTNDTADWFKREMAIKMPRIQAVLDQYCDVFTFLRQGQQDLTFLAELDEDVYFEAGVTTEQAVKKIKKNAERLGVKFPMHISRLENSGRYLKQHGVRPIAYQSKEQIQEIALAVAYQLRQLQENTLAQTHHKAVDSDTAFAVLLDCYRQMQAKVNELEIDAPYQRKAKKGNITPEELETGFLKMVCEKWWARKLSIIAKRMKEHLAIACGMVNTLRPYCSNARLREFTEQRKANIEYIRAMIITNIAEPEEQLSLFDSWLKSASNPKIKRLELLTRMNGYEKYADEQGHEGWFITLTAPSKYHAMLSKTGNINPKWNGASPLETQKYLVGIWAKIRAKLNREGVQTYGFRVAEPHADATPHWHLILFTRPEDMDKLRQIILSYALAQDGTEAGAKKYRCKFKRIDKKQGTATGYLIKYVSKNIDGFGMDGDLSDEANISVKENAAAVQAWSTLWGIRQFQQLGNTPVSVWRELRRLGDMEIEDEQLEALRQFANEGDWQGFTQTLGGALVKRADLFARLVYAPRIDENGNAAYTMYKEESLKVNGLINPFTGARVTTRLKDWKIGVKPRNWDELQQQKKLANATPEEKAKIKATQLEKLGFNAEAQALLGDLIAPWTCVSNCTGLKNVQISEQERNRLRNELLVMRGRITEQQIDDLLNGKSLPLGTFGGIKMSVTYSRGRLIEHKEYIYQ, encoded by the coding sequence ATGAATCATAATGATTGGATTCTTACCACAAGCGAAGCAACGGAAATTGGTATCACTCCGTTGATGACTGTTGTACAAGATAATTCTGCAGAAGAACCCAATCATCATTATTTATATCAAGCAACCCCTTCAATGCAGGGCAAGACGATGGTTCAGCATGAACTTTTTGAGCTTGACCCTACTCATTTTGACTTACGCCAATCTTACTTTGACCGCCTGCCGTTAGCGTTAGCGGACTACTTCGGGCGAGCCTATAAAAACAAACTCAAAACATTAAGCACCAATGACACCGCCGACTGGTTCAAACGAGAAATGGCTATCAAAATGCCACGTATTCAAGCCGTACTAGACCAGTATTGCGATGTTTTTACGTTCTTGCGCCAAGGTCAGCAAGATTTAACCTTTTTAGCGGAGCTGGACGAAGATGTTTACTTTGAAGCCGGTGTAACCACGGAACAAGCGGTCAAAAAAATCAAAAAAAACGCTGAACGTTTAGGTGTAAAGTTCCCGATGCATATTAGCCGCTTGGAAAACAGTGGTCGTTATTTAAAACAGCATGGCGTGCGCCCGATTGCTTATCAATCTAAAGAGCAAATCCAAGAGATTGCGCTTGCCGTTGCCTATCAGTTGCGCCAGCTACAAGAAAACACCTTAGCGCAAACACATCATAAAGCCGTAGATAGCGATACTGCTTTTGCTGTGTTGCTTGATTGCTATCGCCAAATGCAAGCTAAAGTGAATGAATTAGAAATCGATGCACCTTATCAACGTAAAGCGAAAAAAGGCAACATCACTCCGGAAGAACTTGAAACAGGCTTTCTAAAAATGGTTTGCGAAAAATGGTGGGCGCGTAAATTGTCCATCATTGCCAAGCGCATGAAAGAGCATCTTGCCATTGCTTGCGGTATGGTAAACACCTTAAGACCGTACTGTTCAAATGCACGCTTGCGAGAATTTACCGAACAACGCAAAGCGAATATTGAATACATTCGAGCGATGATCATTACCAATATCGCCGAGCCGGAGGAACAGCTTTCTTTATTTGATAGCTGGTTAAAATCCGCATCAAATCCAAAAATTAAGCGACTAGAGTTGCTTACCCGCATGAACGGCTATGAAAAATACGCCGATGAACAAGGGCATGAAGGGTGGTTCATTACCTTAACCGCACCATCTAAATATCACGCCATGTTATCCAAAACGGGCAACATTAACCCGAAATGGAACGGTGCAAGCCCTCTCGAAACACAGAAATACCTTGTTGGTATTTGGGCGAAAATTCGAGCCAAATTAAACCGTGAAGGTGTGCAAACCTATGGCTTTAGAGTTGCAGAGCCTCACGCAGACGCAACGCCGCACTGGCATTTAATTTTGTTTACTCGCCCTGAAGACATGGACAAGCTACGCCAAATCATTTTGAGCTATGCGCTAGCACAGGACGGCACAGAAGCCGGTGCAAAAAAATACCGTTGCAAATTTAAACGCATTGATAAAAAACAAGGGACAGCAACGGGTTACCTGATCAAATACGTTTCTAAAAACATTGATGGCTTCGGTATGGATGGCGATTTATCCGATGAAGCCAACATTTCAGTCAAAGAAAACGCAGCAGCCGTGCAGGCATGGTCAACTTTATGGGGTATTCGCCAATTCCAACAGCTAGGCAACACCCCCGTCAGTGTTTGGCGTGAATTGCGCCGTTTGGGCGATATGGAAATAGAAGATGAACAACTTGAGGCATTGCGCCAATTTGCTAACGAAGGCGATTGGCAAGGCTTTACGCAAACATTAGGCGGCGCATTGGTTAAACGTGCGGATTTATTCGCTCGTTTAGTTTACGCGCCACGCATTGACGAAAACGGCAATGCGGCCTACACAATGTACAAAGAAGAATCATTAAAAGTGAATGGATTAATAAATCCGTTTACCGGCGCACGTGTTACAACGCGTCTAAAAGACTGGAAAATCGGCGTGAAGCCTCGAAATTGGGACGAGTTACAACAGCAAAAGAAACTCGCCAATGCAACACCAGAAGAGAAAGCCAAAATAAAAGCAACCCAACTCGAAAAGTTAGGGTTTAACGCAGAGGCTCAAGCCTTATTGGGCGATCTCATCGCCCCTTGGACTTGTGTCAGTAACTGTACGGGGTTAAAAAACGTACAAATTAGTGAACAAGAAAGAAATCGTTTAAGAAATGAACTGTTAGTAATGCGAGGGCGAATTACTGAACAGCAAATAGACGATTTATTGAACGGAAAATCATTACCACTAGGCACTTTCGGCGGTATAAAAATGAGCGTCACATATAGCCGTGGGCGATTGATTGAGCATAAAGAATATATTTATCAGTAA
- a CDS encoding terminase large subunit domain-containing protein, whose product MTEKKLRVRKSNRYDDETIYAAKFLYLKKHTPKEIAAELGLNSTRPIYYWAEKYNWRNLISESGIEELIALRIVTLTEREGKSENEIKELNALIDKDLEYKKLRATKFAKQSKQQAVEFGESFANFADSGDGSNSEKKEKKKRIKNDISHITPEMFQPFVDSLFAYQKHARANKHQDVRNILKSRQIGMTYYFSFEGFEDAVLTGDNQIFLSASKRQSEIFKNYIVKMARQYFDVELKGNPIILSNGAELHFLATNANTAQGNSGHVYGDEYAWIRDFDRFHDVSSAMATHKKWRETYFSTPSSKFHPSYAFWSGDKWKSDDPKRKNVVFPTFAEYRDGGRVCPDGTWRYVITIEDAQKGGCDLFDIEKLKQKYNRHVFNQLFMCVWIDDANSIFKIGELLKCGVDITKWKDFYPAEDHPFGLREVWAGYDPAHSKDAACFVIIAPPILPKEKFRLLERHQWHGLSYKWQAQQIKALFEKYNISYLGIDATGVGYGVYEEVKEFARREAVPLNYNPEVKTGMVLKMHDLVTSENIEWSNKEIDIAASFLMVKQTTTKSGDKTTFIAERTTQNQHADVFWAMCNAINKKSLTTKKRRSSWGT is encoded by the coding sequence ATGACTGAGAAAAAATTAAGGGTGCGTAAATCGAACCGCTATGACGATGAAACGATTTATGCCGCCAAATTCTTGTATTTAAAAAAACACACGCCAAAAGAAATTGCCGCCGAACTCGGCTTAAATTCAACTCGCCCCATTTATTACTGGGCTGAAAAATATAATTGGCGAAATTTAATTAGCGAAAGCGGCATTGAAGAATTGATTGCATTACGTATCGTGACACTCACGGAAAGGGAAGGGAAAAGCGAAAACGAAATCAAAGAACTAAATGCGTTAATTGATAAAGACTTAGAATATAAAAAGCTACGGGCAACTAAATTTGCTAAACAATCAAAACAACAAGCGGTCGAATTTGGTGAAAGTTTTGCAAATTTTGCCGATAGCGGTGACGGTTCAAACAGCGAGAAGAAAGAGAAGAAAAAACGGATAAAAAATGACATTTCTCACATTACGCCGGAGATGTTTCAGCCGTTTGTTGATTCACTTTTTGCGTATCAGAAACATGCACGAGCGAACAAACACCAAGATGTACGTAATATTTTAAAATCTCGCCAAATCGGGATGACCTATTATTTTTCGTTTGAAGGATTTGAAGATGCGGTGCTTACCGGAGATAACCAAATTTTTCTTTCTGCCTCAAAACGTCAATCGGAAATTTTTAAAAACTATATTGTAAAAATGGCACGGCAATATTTTGACGTGGAATTAAAAGGCAATCCGATTATTTTAAGTAATGGTGCAGAACTACACTTTTTAGCGACAAATGCTAATACCGCACAGGGAAATAGTGGTCACGTATATGGCGACGAATACGCCTGGATTCGAGATTTTGACCGCTTTCACGATGTATCTTCGGCGATGGCAACCCATAAAAAATGGCGTGAAACCTATTTTTCTACACCGTCGTCTAAATTCCACCCGTCTTATGCTTTTTGGTCGGGCGATAAGTGGAAATCGGATGATCCTAAACGTAAGAATGTCGTGTTTCCAACCTTTGCCGAATATCGTGACGGCGGTCGAGTTTGTCCGGATGGTACTTGGCGATATGTCATCACGATTGAAGATGCACAAAAAGGCGGTTGTGATTTATTCGATATTGAAAAACTGAAGCAGAAATATAACCGGCACGTATTTAACCAGTTATTTATGTGCGTTTGGATTGATGATGCGAACAGTATTTTTAAAATTGGCGAACTGCTTAAATGCGGTGTCGATATTACAAAATGGAAGGACTTTTACCCAGCGGAAGATCACCCCTTCGGCTTACGTGAAGTTTGGGCCGGCTACGACCCGGCACACAGTAAAGATGCTGCGTGTTTTGTGATTATTGCCCCACCGATTTTACCTAAAGAAAAATTTAGACTTTTGGAACGTCATCAATGGCATGGGCTTTCTTATAAGTGGCAAGCACAACAAATCAAGGCTTTATTTGAAAAATACAATATCAGTTATTTGGGGATTGATGCGACTGGTGTCGGTTACGGGGTTTATGAAGAAGTAAAGGAATTTGCACGCCGTGAAGCCGTACCGCTGAATTATAACCCCGAAGTTAAAACCGGTATGGTACTAAAAATGCACGATTTGGTGACATCCGAAAATATCGAATGGTCAAACAAAGAAATTGATATAGCCGCCTCGTTTTTGATGGTTAAACAGACCACAACAAAATCAGGCGATAAAACAACATTTATTGCGGAGCGTACAACGCAAAATCAACATGCCGATGTGTTTTGGGCGATGTGTAACGCAATTAATAAAAAATCATTAACAACAAAAAAACGCCGTAGCAGCTGGGGAACTTAA
- a CDS encoding nucleoside triphosphate pyrophosphohydrolase family protein translates to MNENTINLNQIENWFKTAVPSPTIDSQRVQISCHFEEVAEMLECLGLFEGLFCAGHKLFELSAHLRKFDNNNKFIEHLSEKEKIELLDALCDQIVTAIGVAHMFGFNIQGALKEVADSNDSKFEDGKPVFNDYGKIEKGKHYFKPNLERFV, encoded by the coding sequence ATGAACGAAAATACTATTAATCTTAATCAAATCGAAAACTGGTTTAAAACGGCAGTACCAAGCCCAACAATTGATAGTCAGCGCGTACAAATCAGTTGTCATTTTGAAGAAGTAGCCGAAATGCTGGAATGTTTAGGATTGTTTGAAGGACTTTTTTGTGCCGGCCATAAACTTTTTGAACTATCAGCACATTTGAGAAAATTTGATAATAACAATAAGTTTATTGAGCACTTGAGCGAAAAAGAAAAAATTGAATTGCTAGACGCACTTTGCGATCAGATTGTAACAGCGATTGGCGTGGCGCATATGTTTGGATTTAATATCCAAGGAGCACTGAAAGAAGTCGCTGATAGCAACGACAGTAAATTTGAGGATGGCAAGCCAGTATTTAATGACTACGGCAAAATTGAAAAAGGTAAGCATTATTTCAAGCCAAATCTTGAGAGGTTTGTTTAG
- a CDS encoding DNA glycosylase, with amino-acid sequence MNQVIQPIEHHPFAPILPPNATVAMVGTFPPTNEKRCMQFHYPNFQNDMWRIMGQIFYGESDYFRVGEEKRFDPVRIEAFLHEKGIALCSSAKTAIRLKGNAADKDLKIVEPIDMDELLVKLPKLQWLFTTGGLATETLLGLLAEKVKAPKTNECVPYPYSADRSLYLYRLPSTSRAYPLKFEKKVEAYRQFFKHAGLIDEV; translated from the coding sequence ATGAACCAAGTCATTCAACCTATCGAACATCATCCTTTTGCACCGATTTTACCGCCTAATGCAACGGTGGCGATGGTCGGTACTTTTCCACCGACCAACGAAAAACGCTGTATGCAATTTCATTATCCTAATTTCCAAAACGATATGTGGCGGATTATGGGGCAAATATTTTATGGCGAGAGCGATTATTTCCGAGTAGGGGAAGAGAAACGTTTTGATCCGGTTCGGATCGAGGCGTTTTTACACGAAAAGGGCATTGCGCTTTGTTCTTCGGCAAAAACGGCTATTCGCTTAAAAGGGAATGCAGCAGATAAAGATCTAAAAATTGTTGAGCCTATTGATATGGACGAGTTGTTAGTTAAGTTACCTAAATTACAATGGCTGTTTACTACGGGCGGTTTGGCGACAGAAACGTTGTTAGGTTTGTTGGCGGAAAAGGTTAAAGCGCCTAAAACCAATGAATGTGTGCCTTACCCTTATTCTGCTGACCGATCACTTTATCTTTATCGTTTGCCTTCTACTTCTCGAGCCTATCCGCTTAAATTTGAGAAGAAGGTGGAGGCATATCGTCAATTTTTTAAACATGCAGGGTTAATTGATGAAGTATGA
- the rnm gene encoding RNase RNM, whose translation MKYDLHTHTTASDGLLSPTELVLRAVEQGVEMLAITDHDTVAGIAEAKKAAENQPIQLISGVEVSIVWQDKNIHLAALNVDEQNPQLLKLLEKQAFYREQRAVEIGEKLAKLGIPDAYEGAKALASGEVTRAHYGRFLVDNGYVRNVEHAFKKYLSGGKPAYVKPMWCDLETAIDTVHLAGGVISIAHPLRYKMTGRWLRRLITAFKEAGGDGIEVAGCGQTPDQRQQIVRWATEFDLYASAGSDFHYPTGWIELGKGLELPQTCKPIWSCFC comes from the coding sequence ATGAAGTATGATTTACACACGCACACAACGGCTTCAGATGGCTTACTTAGCCCGACAGAATTAGTGTTAAGAGCCGTGGAGCAAGGTGTTGAGATGCTGGCAATTACCGATCACGATACGGTTGCCGGTATTGCGGAAGCGAAAAAGGCGGCAGAAAACCAACCAATCCAATTGATCTCTGGGGTTGAAGTTTCAATTGTTTGGCAAGATAAAAATATTCACTTAGCCGCTTTAAATGTGGATGAGCAAAACCCTCAACTTTTAAAACTTTTAGAAAAACAAGCATTCTATCGAGAGCAACGAGCGGTCGAAATTGGTGAAAAACTTGCAAAATTAGGTATTCCTGACGCTTATGAAGGTGCAAAAGCCTTAGCCAGTGGAGAAGTGACACGTGCCCATTATGGTCGTTTTTTGGTTGATAATGGCTATGTTCGGAATGTTGAACACGCCTTTAAGAAGTATTTAAGCGGTGGAAAGCCAGCTTATGTGAAACCGATGTGGTGTGATTTAGAAACAGCCATTGATACCGTACATCTTGCCGGTGGTGTCATTTCGATTGCACATCCATTACGCTATAAAATGACGGGGCGTTGGCTTCGCCGTTTGATTACTGCCTTTAAAGAAGCAGGTGGCGATGGTATTGAAGTGGCAGGCTGTGGGCAAACACCAGACCAACGACAACAAATTGTACGTTGGGCAACGGAATTTGATTTATACGCTTCAGCAGGTTCAGATTTCCATTACCCAACGGGCTGGATCGAATTAGGTAAGGGGTTGGAATTACCTCAAACGTGTAAGCCGATTTGGTCTTGCTTTTGTTAA
- a CDS encoding ogr/Delta-like zinc finger family protein, producing the protein MAKILDIYCDCGSKAVVTKTERMHSNLKKLYCTCKNPDCGHKFVMNLEFSHTTTSSKLTKDGLIKYLLGKLSNADKNELLKIIGSDNPNLA; encoded by the coding sequence ATGGCTAAAATTTTAGATATTTATTGCGATTGTGGCTCTAAAGCCGTTGTAACCAAGACTGAACGTATGCACAGCAATTTAAAAAAACTGTATTGTACTTGTAAAAATCCGGATTGTGGTCATAAATTCGTGATGAACCTAGAATTTAGCCATACGACGACATCAAGCAAATTAACCAAAGACGGTTTAATCAAATATTTACTTGGCAAATTATCCAACGCCGACAAAAATGAATTATTAAAAATAATCGGTTCCGACAACCCTAATCTTGCATAA
- a CDS encoding tyrosine-type recombinase/integrase — protein sequence MSVRKDNTKNGKWLAEFYKDGKRIRRWFDTKGEASRFFNAAKNPLANIEITSTRKRFRPLLELVNDWYELHGRGITSGDHVFNSLKRIANDLGNPNENQVTPLLLAEYRSNRLAGKIGRIQGVAAKPKSINTDLAHLRAMFNTLANLGKFSGDNPVSALTKLKESESEIFFLRSEQITPLLKEIDSLDYDSGVMARICLATGARWGEVENLHSSQIVPYKLTFTNTKSKKNRSVPISKSLFEMIPKRTGKIFNPPYIIRSNLHKVIMGSGIKLPKGRATHIFRHTFASHFMMNGGNILVLKDILGHSDIQMTMRYAHFAPSHLETAVTLNPLENLK from the coding sequence ATGTCTGTTCGTAAAGACAATACTAAAAACGGAAAATGGTTAGCTGAGTTTTATAAAGACGGTAAGCGTATTCGCCGTTGGTTTGATACCAAAGGGGAAGCGAGCCGTTTTTTTAATGCTGCAAAGAATCCATTAGCGAATATCGAAATTACCTCTACCCGAAAACGTTTTCGACCATTATTAGAGTTAGTTAATGATTGGTATGAGTTACACGGCAGAGGTATTACTAGTGGCGATCATGTATTTAATTCGCTTAAACGTATTGCTAACGATTTAGGTAATCCTAACGAAAATCAGGTTACTCCACTTTTACTTGCCGAATATCGTAGTAATCGACTGGCTGGAAAAATTGGACGTATTCAAGGTGTTGCCGCTAAACCCAAATCTATTAACACGGATTTAGCACATTTGCGAGCAATGTTTAATACTTTAGCGAATTTAGGTAAATTTAGTGGCGATAACCCTGTATCTGCTCTTACAAAACTGAAAGAATCAGAATCTGAAATATTCTTTTTACGAAGCGAACAAATTACACCGCTTTTAAAAGAGATTGATTCATTAGATTATGATTCCGGAGTAATGGCTAGGATTTGCCTTGCCACTGGTGCTCGTTGGGGCGAAGTTGAAAATCTACATTCATCACAAATTGTCCCTTATAAATTAACATTCACGAATACGAAAAGTAAGAAGAATAGAAGCGTGCCAATCAGTAAATCATTATTTGAAATGATTCCGAAGCGTACAGGGAAAATATTCAATCCACCCTATATTATTCGTTCTAATCTTCATAAAGTCATTATGGGGAGTGGTATAAAACTTCCGAAAGGCCGGGCTACTCACATTTTTCGTCACACATTTGCAAGCCATTTTATGATGAATGGGGGCAATATTTTAGTCTTAAAAGATATTCTAGGGCATTCTGACATACAGATGACTATGCGTTATGCACATTTTGCACCATCACATTTAGAAACTGCTGTAACGTTAAATCCGCTAGAAAACTTAAAATAA
- a CDS encoding XRE family transcriptional regulator — MTTLSQRLKAVLQASKTSQSELAARINITQGAIGKIIRGETLNPKYILEIADALGVSVEWLKTGKGDAPDFANLAEKSTAYSEHQDSNIRLEVLDVFASAGNGAFVGDLAELTHAIEFEPSYFAQLFQRSNSQGLAIINVTGDSMEPTICSGDLLFVDTNKPMYQGDGIYVFSYNDMLYVKRLQLAGDKLLVISDNQFYHPWEITKENEGKLTIHGKVEFSQMKIKKLG; from the coding sequence ATGACAACATTAAGTCAAAGACTAAAAGCCGTTTTACAAGCATCAAAAACATCTCAAAGTGAATTGGCTGCGAGAATTAATATTACTCAAGGTGCTATTGGGAAAATTATTCGTGGTGAAACATTAAACCCAAAATACATTTTAGAAATCGCAGATGCGCTAGGTGTGTCAGTTGAATGGCTGAAAACAGGAAAAGGGGATGCGCCCGATTTTGCAAATCTTGCAGAAAAATCGACCGCTTATAGTGAACATCAAGATAGTAACATTCGATTAGAAGTGCTTGATGTTTTCGCTTCTGCTGGAAATGGGGCGTTTGTTGGTGATTTGGCTGAACTCACTCATGCAATTGAATTTGAGCCGTCATATTTTGCACAGCTATTCCAACGTTCGAATAGCCAAGGGCTTGCGATTATTAATGTAACCGGCGATTCCATGGAGCCGACTATTTGTAGTGGTGATTTGCTGTTTGTCGATACTAATAAACCGATGTACCAAGGTGATGGAATTTATGTGTTTAGCTACAACGACATGTTATATGTTAAACGTTTACAGCTCGCTGGCGATAAATTACTGGTAATTTCCGATAATCAATTCTACCACCCATGGGAAATCACTAAAGAAAATGAGGGAAAACTAACTATTCATGGAAAAGTCGAGTTTTCACAGATGAAAATTAAGAAGTTAGGTTAA
- the hisC gene encoding histidinol-phosphate transaminase, producing MQYINIANEGVKSLSPYQAGKPIEELERELGITNIIKLASNENPFGFPESAKQAIINQLNDLTRYPDANGFELKAAVSKKFGVAPNQVTLGNGSNDLLELFAHTFAGEKDEIIYSQYAFIVYPLVTKAINAVAREIPAKNWGHDLEGFLAAINEKTKLIFIANPNNPTGNFLTEAEVDRFLAEVPENVIVVLDEAYTEFTAEHERLNSFGLLQKYPNLIISRSLSKAYGLAGLRIGYAVSNPEIADLLNRVRQPFNCNSLALASAVAVMNDDEFVKKVAENNRLEMARYEAFCQAQGLEYIPSKGNFITIDFKQPAAPIYEALLREGVIVRPIAGYGMPNHLRISIGLPEENDRFFKALIKVLKN from the coding sequence ATGCAATACATCAACATTGCCAATGAAGGCGTAAAATCGCTTTCACCTTACCAAGCAGGTAAACCGATTGAAGAACTTGAACGAGAACTCGGTATTACCAACATCATCAAACTTGCCTCAAATGAGAACCCATTTGGCTTTCCGGAAAGTGCAAAACAAGCGATTATCAACCAACTTAACGATCTCACTCGCTATCCGGACGCAAATGGTTTTGAATTAAAAGCCGCCGTATCAAAAAAATTTGGCGTAGCGCCAAATCAAGTGACTTTAGGCAATGGTTCAAATGACTTATTAGAGCTGTTTGCTCATACTTTTGCTGGCGAAAAAGATGAAATTATCTATTCCCAATATGCGTTTATTGTGTATCCTCTTGTAACCAAAGCGATCAACGCTGTGGCGCGTGAGATCCCAGCAAAAAATTGGGGACACGATTTAGAGGGCTTTCTTGCGGCAATCAATGAAAAAACCAAACTGATTTTTATCGCCAACCCAAACAACCCAACAGGTAATTTTTTAACGGAAGCAGAAGTCGATCGCTTCTTAGCAGAAGTGCCTGAAAATGTGATTGTTGTGTTAGACGAAGCCTATACCGAATTTACTGCAGAACACGAGCGGTTAAATTCTTTTGGATTATTACAAAAATACCCGAACCTCATTATCTCTCGTTCGCTTTCTAAAGCCTACGGCTTAGCTGGCTTACGTATTGGTTATGCGGTGTCTAACCCTGAAATTGCCGATTTACTGAACCGAGTTCGCCAACCGTTTAACTGTAACAGCCTTGCATTAGCCTCAGCTGTTGCCGTCATGAATGATGACGAATTTGTCAAAAAAGTTGCCGAAAATAACCGCTTGGAAATGGCTCGCTACGAAGCATTTTGCCAAGCACAAGGTTTAGAGTATATCCCTTCCAAAGGTAACTTTATTACGATTGACTTCAAACAACCGGCAGCGCCGATTTATGAAGCCCTATTGCGTGAAGGCGTGATTGTCCGCCCAATCGCTGGTTACGGTATGCCAAATCATCTCCGTATCAGTATTGGTTTACCAGAAGAGAACGACCGTTTCTTTAAAGCCTTGATTAAGGTATTAAAGAACTAA